The following proteins are co-located in the Portunus trituberculatus isolate SZX2019 chromosome 16, ASM1759143v1, whole genome shotgun sequence genome:
- the LOC123504471 gene encoding 40S ribosomal protein S18 isoform X4 has product MTETSFHLNGLLLYHYQSETSQRPQHSFPHFAAKMSIILPEKFQHILRLMNTNIDGRRKVMFAMTAIKGVGRRYSNIVLKKADIDQTKRAGELTEEEVEKIVTIMSNPRQYKIPDWFLNRQKDIKDGKYSQVMSNYLETKLREDLERMKKIRAHRGLRHYWGLRVRGQHTKTTGRRGRTVGVSKKK; this is encoded by the exons ATGACTGAAACAAGTTTCCATTTAAATGGTTTACTACTTTA CCATTATCAAAGTGAGACATCGCAACGTCCACaacactccttccctcacttcgcCGCCAAGATG TCGATCATCTTGCCAGAGAAGTTCCAGCACATCCTGCGTCTGATGAACACCAACATTGATGGCCGGCGCAAGGTTATGTTCGCCATGACGGCCATCAAGGGTGTCGGTCGGCGCTACTCCAACATTGTCCTCAAGAAGGCAGACATTGACCAGACCAAGCGTGCTGGAGAACTcactgaggaggag GTTGAGAAGATCGTGACAATCATGAGCAACCCCCGCCAGTACAAGATCCCCGACTGGTTCCTCAACAGACAGAAGGACATCAAGGACGGCAAGTACAGCCAG GTGATGTCTAACTACCTGGAAACCAAGCTGCGTGAGGACTTGGAGCGCATGAAGAAGATCCGAGCTCACCGTGGCTTGCGTCACTACTGGGGCCTGCGTGTGAGGGGCCAGCACACCAAGACCACTGGCCGCCGTGGTCGCACTGTGGGTGTGTCCAAGAAGAAGTAA
- the LOC123504471 gene encoding 40S ribosomal protein S18 isoform X3: protein MRHAKNRTQEDPSSHYQSETSQRPQHSFPHFAAKMSIILPEKFQHILRLMNTNIDGRRKVMFAMTAIKGVGRRYSNIVLKKADIDQTKRAGELTEEEVEKIVTIMSNPRQYKIPDWFLNRQKDIKDGKYSQVMSNYLETKLREDLERMKKIRAHRGLRHYWGLRVRGQHTKTTGRRGRTVGVSKKK, encoded by the exons ATGAGACACGCCAAAAACAGGACACAGGAAGACCCAAG CAGCCATTATCAAAGTGAGACATCGCAACGTCCACaacactccttccctcacttcgcCGCCAAGATG TCGATCATCTTGCCAGAGAAGTTCCAGCACATCCTGCGTCTGATGAACACCAACATTGATGGCCGGCGCAAGGTTATGTTCGCCATGACGGCCATCAAGGGTGTCGGTCGGCGCTACTCCAACATTGTCCTCAAGAAGGCAGACATTGACCAGACCAAGCGTGCTGGAGAACTcactgaggaggag GTTGAGAAGATCGTGACAATCATGAGCAACCCCCGCCAGTACAAGATCCCCGACTGGTTCCTCAACAGACAGAAGGACATCAAGGACGGCAAGTACAGCCAG GTGATGTCTAACTACCTGGAAACCAAGCTGCGTGAGGACTTGGAGCGCATGAAGAAGATCCGAGCTCACCGTGGCTTGCGTCACTACTGGGGCCTGCGTGTGAGGGGCCAGCACACCAAGACCACTGGCCGCCGTGGTCGCACTGTGGGTGTGTCCAAGAAGAAGTAA
- the LOC123504471 gene encoding 40S ribosomal protein S18 isoform X1, which produces MYIRHPRPHPPTTPAPTNTWKNSHYQSETSQRPQHSFPHFAAKMSIILPEKFQHILRLMNTNIDGRRKVMFAMTAIKGVGRRYSNIVLKKADIDQTKRAGELTEEEVEKIVTIMSNPRQYKIPDWFLNRQKDIKDGKYSQVMSNYLETKLREDLERMKKIRAHRGLRHYWGLRVRGQHTKTTGRRGRTVGVSKKK; this is translated from the exons atgtatatccGCCATCCACGCCCACATCCGCCCACAACGCCCGCTCCGACCAATACGTGGAaaaa CAGCCATTATCAAAGTGAGACATCGCAACGTCCACaacactccttccctcacttcgcCGCCAAGATG TCGATCATCTTGCCAGAGAAGTTCCAGCACATCCTGCGTCTGATGAACACCAACATTGATGGCCGGCGCAAGGTTATGTTCGCCATGACGGCCATCAAGGGTGTCGGTCGGCGCTACTCCAACATTGTCCTCAAGAAGGCAGACATTGACCAGACCAAGCGTGCTGGAGAACTcactgaggaggag GTTGAGAAGATCGTGACAATCATGAGCAACCCCCGCCAGTACAAGATCCCCGACTGGTTCCTCAACAGACAGAAGGACATCAAGGACGGCAAGTACAGCCAG GTGATGTCTAACTACCTGGAAACCAAGCTGCGTGAGGACTTGGAGCGCATGAAGAAGATCCGAGCTCACCGTGGCTTGCGTCACTACTGGGGCCTGCGTGTGAGGGGCCAGCACACCAAGACCACTGGCCGCCGTGGTCGCACTGTGGGTGTGTCCAAGAAGAAGTAA
- the LOC123504471 gene encoding 40S ribosomal protein S18 isoform X2 — MTETSFHLNGLLLYSHYQSETSQRPQHSFPHFAAKMSIILPEKFQHILRLMNTNIDGRRKVMFAMTAIKGVGRRYSNIVLKKADIDQTKRAGELTEEEVEKIVTIMSNPRQYKIPDWFLNRQKDIKDGKYSQVMSNYLETKLREDLERMKKIRAHRGLRHYWGLRVRGQHTKTTGRRGRTVGVSKKK; from the exons ATGACTGAAACAAGTTTCCATTTAAATGGTTTACTACTTTA CAGCCATTATCAAAGTGAGACATCGCAACGTCCACaacactccttccctcacttcgcCGCCAAGATG TCGATCATCTTGCCAGAGAAGTTCCAGCACATCCTGCGTCTGATGAACACCAACATTGATGGCCGGCGCAAGGTTATGTTCGCCATGACGGCCATCAAGGGTGTCGGTCGGCGCTACTCCAACATTGTCCTCAAGAAGGCAGACATTGACCAGACCAAGCGTGCTGGAGAACTcactgaggaggag GTTGAGAAGATCGTGACAATCATGAGCAACCCCCGCCAGTACAAGATCCCCGACTGGTTCCTCAACAGACAGAAGGACATCAAGGACGGCAAGTACAGCCAG GTGATGTCTAACTACCTGGAAACCAAGCTGCGTGAGGACTTGGAGCGCATGAAGAAGATCCGAGCTCACCGTGGCTTGCGTCACTACTGGGGCCTGCGTGTGAGGGGCCAGCACACCAAGACCACTGGCCGCCGTGGTCGCACTGTGGGTGTGTCCAAGAAGAAGTAA
- the LOC123504470 gene encoding uncharacterized protein LOC123504470 produces METCFSHDTETLITKVPSEPVPSTESERRGVDPTRLRNPSVPTVRPSGPREWQQQWSSDLRGGQDKIRTSGYSATTSRTTMFKQQRGSKLTCTYGSQSVRMNKTDELSDFSSQSILCAMDRFVKAVNHMNETVMVPCRLLDVNVDATTNPSAVPTMLRGNNKPYSLYNVLNSIKNDLIWGPTSNDDDDTENHSTVTSPFINNTRWSDSGPASTTADNVKGHFRRQSTLSNISMASSTSDGESEGCFEGSEGGDSGLEGDEAARRSTT; encoded by the exons ATGGAAACTTGTTTCAGTCATGACACTGAAACTTTGATTACAAAAGTTCCGTCTGAACCCGTTCCTTCGACAGAGAGTGAGCGCCGCGGTGTGGACCCGACGAGACTCAGGAACCCGAGCGTTCCAACAGTAAGACCGAGTGGTCCTCgagagtggcagcagcagtggagcTCCGACCTGCGAGGTGgacaagataagataagaacaTCAGGTTACTCGGCAACGACCTCAAGGACAACCATGTTCAAGCAACAGCGAGGATCCAAGCTCACCTGCACCTACGGCAGCCAGAG CGTGAGGATGAACAAGACAGACGAGCTCTCTGACTTCTCGTCCCAGTCCATCCTGTGCGCCATGGATCGCTTTGTGAAGGCGGTCAACCACATGAACGAAACAGTCATGGTGCCGTGCAG GCTGCTGGACGTGAACGTGGACGCCACTACGAACCCCAGCGCAGTGCCAACAATGCTGCGAGGGAACAACAAGCCCTACAGTCTGTACAACGTGCTCAACTCCATCAAGAACGACCTTATCTGGGGCCCAACGTccaatgacgatgatgacactGAGAACCACAGCACCGTCACCTCTCCATTCATCAACAACACGCGGTGGTCAGACTCCGGGCCTGCCTCCACCACAGCAGACAACGTGAAGGGTCACTTCCGGCGCCAGAGCACCCTGTCCAACATCTCCATGGCGTCCAGCACCTCTGACGGGGAGAGTGAGGGCTGCTTCGAGGGCAGTGAGGGCGGTGACTCTGGTCTGGAAGGAGATGAGGCGGCGAGGCGGTCAACAACGTGA